ATCGGTTCGTGGGGCCACTAGCTCGGCTGGACGACGTACGTGGAGGTGAGCTTGTCGTGGAGCGTCTGGCCGCGGCGGTCGAAGAGGGCCATCCAGAAGCCCGCGAGGAACAGCCCGAAGGACAGGCTGGCCAGCATGGCGCGGACGATGGCGCGGCCGGGCGCGGGGGCCAGGCCGTGGGTGTCCACCAGCCTCAGGCCGAGCAGCCGCCGGCCCAGGGTCCGGCCATTCCAGAGGAAGGCGGACACGGCGCAGTAGACGAGCGAGAGCACCAGGAGCAGTGCGAGGCCGGGCAGCAGCACGGACTGGAGGGCGCGGATCTGCACGACGAGGCCGTCGATCCCGGAGACGCTCGTCTGGGGCGCCTGCACGCCGGCCACCGAGGAGGCGAGCATGAGGTAGAGCGCGGCCACCCCGGCGATGGCGCCGGTGTCGATGGCGAGGGCCAGCAGCCGGCGCCAGAGCGAGGCCGGGCGGGCGTGGATCTCCGTCTCCTTGGACGCCGTGCCCATGAGCTTGGGGGCGGCGGGAGCGGGAGCGGGGCTCCGGACGGCGGCGACGGCCACGGGGGGAGGGGCGGCCGGCTCGGACTCCTCGAGGTCGACGGGGAAGGAGTCCTCCTCAAGGGAGAGGTCCAGCGGAGCGGGCGCCTTCGCCACCGGGAGGTTCGGCTGGCTGGCGGAGGCGGCCTGCGGGCGCGGAGGCATCACGGGGAGGCCCGGAGCGGACGCGTGCGGCACACCGAAGGCGGGCGTGCTCGAGCGCGAAGCGGGAGCCGGGGCCGCGACGCCGGGCAGGTTGAAGGCGGGAGCCTGAGGGGGCGCCGCCGGAGGACGGGGCGCGGCGGCCTGGGCCGCGGCGGGCGCGGGAGCCGGAGGCGCCATGGGACGGGGCGCTGCGGCCTGGGCGGGAGCCGGAGGACGGGGCGCGGCGGCCTGGGCCGGAGGCACCGGAGCGGCGGGGGCCTGAGGGGGTCGAGGCGCGGGAGCGGCGGCCATGGCGGGTGCAGGGGCCTGCGCGCGCGGGGGCATGACGGGCAGACCCGGAGCGCGAGGCGCGGCCTGGGGAGCCGGAGCCTGCGGACGCGGGGCCGCCGGGTTCATGCTGGGAGGCGTCGGAGCGCGGGCGGTCATCCCGGGCGGAGTGGCCGGAGCCGCGGCGGGGCCGGGCATCGTCGGCGCCTCACGATCCGGGCGGCGGCGGTCGATCTGGATCTCCTTGTCCAGAAAATTCGGGACGGCCCGGGCCGCGGGCTGAGACGCGGCGGCGCAGGTGGGGCAGTCCCCTACAGGCGGCAGCGGAGCTCCGCACTTCAGGCACTTGGACAACGGTTCCTCCCGGATGGAGAAGGCTGTAGCACCATGAAACGCCCTCCTGGTGCCGGGAGCAAGAAAACCGCCGGAAGCCGGGGTTCCCTGCCTGGAGACCGTTGGAGGTCCACTCAGGCGAAGTGTCTGTTCCGGGTGCCGACGATGACTCCGATGGAGACGAGTGCCGAGACGATGATGGCCACCACGACGCCCACGGGATGGATGCCGCTGGTGATGCCCACGGGGGCGAAGATGGAGCTGAGGAGGGCGCCGATGATGCCGCCCACTCCGCCGAGCAGTGCGCTGCCCACGAACCCCACCGTGCGTGTGGGGGGCAGGGCGATCCGCGCGAGGATGCCCACGATGAGTCCGATGAGCGCGTAGGCGTAGATGGCCATGGGTACCGCTCCGTGTCTGGCGCCTCGGGATGAGGGCGCCGTTGCGGAGCAAACATAGGGACGGCGTCACGCAGTGGGCAGACGCCGGGCGGCGGGGGCCCGTCCTCCCGGCACCTGTCCGAGCGCTAACCGAGCTCTCCGTCCAGGAAGCCCATGACGGCGAGCGCGGCGAGGGCGGCCGTCTCGGTGCGGAGGATGCGGCGGCCGAGCGTGACGGGGCGGGCGCCGAGCTGCCGGAGCGCGGAGACCTCCTCGCGGGCCAGGCCGCCCTCGGGCCCCACGACCAGGGCCACGGGAGCGCCGGGAGCGCAGGAGCGGAAGGCCTCGCCGAGCGGCACGGCGGACTCCTCCTCGTCGAGCACGAGCAGGGTGGTGCCGGGGGCGAGCGAGCGCACCGCGTCCACGAGCGGGCAGGGGACGTGGACGACGGGGACGTCGTTGCGCCGGCACTGGCGGGCGGCCTCCTCGACGATTTTACTCCAGCGCGTGGTGCGCTCCTCGGCGCGCCTGGGCTCGAGCTTCACCACGCTGCGGGCGGTGGCCACGGGGTGGAAGGCGGTGGCGCCCAGCTCGGTGCCCTTCTGCAGCACCCACTCCAGCTTGTCGCCCTTGGGGAGCCCCTGGAGGATGTGCAGCGGACGGGGGGGAGGGGTGTGCCGGGCCTCGCCGAGCACCAGGCGGACCGCTTCCGTGTCCAGCGAGGCCACGCGCGCCTCGAAAGCGCGGCCCGCGCCGTCGAAGACCTCGAGCGAGGAGCCCTCGGCGAGCCGCAGGACGTGGACGAGGTAGTGGCGCCGCTCGCCCGAGAGCGTCACCTCGGGGGGAGCGGGCTCGGGGAGCGGGACGAAGAGTCGGACCACGGGTGGGCTGTCCTCCGGGAGGTGGGGGCCTCCCTTTCTACCAGGGCTGGCTCAGTGGCGGAGGCCGCGCAGCTGGAAGTCGGCGACGGAGGGCAGGTGGTCGGACGCGTCGGTGGAGTGGTCCACCTCGAGCAGCAGGGGCTCGAGCTGGCGGGAGGCGAAGAAGGTGTCGAAGCGCTTGCCGGTGGCGGGCACCACGCCGGTGCCATCGGGGAGCGAGTTGAGGGTGGACATGTCGGCCACGTCCTGGAGGCGCAGCCACTGCTCCGAGTGCTTGGGGTAGCTGCCGGCGACGAGCTTCTCGCGGGCCTGGTCCGGGTGGATGAGGGAGCCATCCGGCAGGCGCACGCGCAGCTCACGGGCGCGGCGGAGCGGGTCGGGCAGCTCGTGCTCGAGAGCGTGGAGGGCGCGGCGCACGCGCACGTCGCCGATGTTGCCCACGCCCCAGTCACCCACGCTGGGGTGCACGTCGCCGTAGCGCGACTCGTAGTCCTTCACCGTCTCGGTGGGCTCGTGCTTGCGGATGGGGCTGGGCAGCAGCGAGTAGTGGTGCTTGACGTTGATGTTGGCGTTGAAGTCGCCCAGGGCGATGGAGGGCACGCCATCGCGGGCGTGCAGGGTGGCCTGGAGCTGCCAGAGCTGGCCGGCGTTGATGCCGCTGTCGCCGAGCGTGTGGTGCACGTTGTAGAGGGCCACGGGGACGCCGAGCACGTCGAGGAGCGCGAAGAGGGCGCCGCGGTCCTCGTCCAACTCGCCGACGAAGCCCTGGCGGGCGATGGCGGCGGCGCGGACGTCCTCGGGGAAGGCATAGGTGTAGTGCGTGGCCTCGAGGATGGGGTAGCGGCTGAGGATGGCCTTGCCGTTGATGACGGGACCGGCCACGTCGCGGCCCTGGTAGACGAGGTGGAAGCCGTAGTCGCGTGCGAGCTCCACGGCGGTGGGCTGGCTGGCCTCCTGGAGCGCGATGACGTCCGGCATCCGGCCGAGCTCCTCCAGCGAGGCGAAATAGCTCTCCAGCAAGGCACGGCGCTCGCCGCCCAGGAGGATGTTGTACGTCATCACGCGGAGCACGTGGTCGCGGGGAAGGCGCGGCTGGGGGTGGTGCACCAGCAGCGTGGTTCCCGTCCCGAGCCGGCGGGGCCCCTCGGCGGCCGGCAGCGACTCGAAGCCCTGGAAGACGTGCGTGGGCTCCGGGTGCGGCAGGTGCTGGGGCGGTGCGGCGGGGACTCCGTCGATGACATTCCTCCCGAAGGGGAGGCGGTCCAGTAATCGCGAGAGGGCCTGTCCTGGCATGAGTTTTCTATTTGTTGGTGGACTACCCGCCCTGCACGGGCTCGCCGGGTGCTTCGTTGCTCACCGGGCCAGCGTCCTCGGCGTCGCCTGCTCCCTCGGCGGACAGGCCGGGAGGCTTGTTGGTGGGGTCGGCGCCGTAACCGGCCTTGCGGCCCGTGATGGTGTCGTCCTCCGCGTTGCCCGGGAAGAGGCCCTCGCGCTGCTCCGCGAAGCCGCGCCGCTCGTCGGGGACGCCGCGTCCGGAGGAGTCGGTGGGAGGCCGGGACTGGGTGACGGCGTCCGTGTAGCCCGTGCCGGGGGTCGTGGTCTTGCTGAACTTGCCTGCCATGGTGGGGCTCCTGAGGGTGGGCTCCTGAAGCGGTGTGCCTTCCCTCAATGTCGGGCGGCCGGAGGCACCCGCCAACCCGTCACGTTGCCCGAGGGGGAGGGGAGGCGGGGGAGCGAGCCATTGGGAGCGAGGCAAAGAGGCGGCACACCTGCTATGCGCAGCGCGACATGTCCTCTCTTCTGATCGAATCGACGCGCTCCGGCCACGTCGAGTCCGTGCATCAGGTGTCCGTGGCGGTGGTGGACGCCCGGGGCGAGCTGGTGGCGTCGGCGGGGAATCCCGAGCGGGTCTCCATGTGGCGTTCGGCGGCCAAGGCCTTCCAGGCGTTGCCGCTGGTGCGGGATGGAGCGGCGGACCGCTTCGGCTTTGGCCCGAGGGAGTTGGCGCTCGCGTGTGCCTCGCACTCGAGCGAGCCGGTGCACCGGGAGGTCTGCGCGGGCATGCTGCGGGCCACGGGCTGTG
The sequence above is drawn from the Archangium gephyra genome and encodes:
- a CDS encoding endonuclease/exonuclease/phosphatase family protein translates to MPGQALSRLLDRLPFGRNVIDGVPAAPPQHLPHPEPTHVFQGFESLPAAEGPRRLGTGTTLLVHHPQPRLPRDHVLRVMTYNILLGGERRALLESYFASLEELGRMPDVIALQEASQPTAVELARDYGFHLVYQGRDVAGPVINGKAILSRYPILEATHYTYAFPEDVRAAAIARQGFVGELDEDRGALFALLDVLGVPVALYNVHHTLGDSGINAGQLWQLQATLHARDGVPSIALGDFNANINVKHHYSLLPSPIRKHEPTETVKDYESRYGDVHPSVGDWGVGNIGDVRVRRALHALEHELPDPLRRARELRVRLPDGSLIHPDQAREKLVAGSYPKHSEQWLRLQDVADMSTLNSLPDGTGVVPATGKRFDTFFASRQLEPLLLEVDHSTDASDHLPSVADFQLRGLRH
- a CDS encoding RDD family protein yields the protein MPGPAAAPATPPGMTARAPTPPSMNPAAPRPQAPAPQAAPRAPGLPVMPPRAQAPAPAMAAAPAPRPPQAPAAPVPPAQAAAPRPPAPAQAAAPRPMAPPAPAPAAAQAAAPRPPAAPPQAPAFNLPGVAAPAPASRSSTPAFGVPHASAPGLPVMPPRPQAASASQPNLPVAKAPAPLDLSLEEDSFPVDLEESEPAAPPPVAVAAVRSPAPAPAAPKLMGTASKETEIHARPASLWRRLLALAIDTGAIAGVAALYLMLASSVAGVQAPQTSVSGIDGLVVQIRALQSVLLPGLALLLVLSLVYCAVSAFLWNGRTLGRRLLGLRLVDTHGLAPAPGRAIVRAMLASLSFGLFLAGFWMALFDRRGQTLHDKLTSTYVVQPS
- a CDS encoding 16S rRNA (uracil(1498)-N(3))-methyltransferase, producing the protein MVRLFVPLPEPAPPEVTLSGERRHYLVHVLRLAEGSSLEVFDGAGRAFEARVASLDTEAVRLVLGEARHTPPPRPLHILQGLPKGDKLEWVLQKGTELGATAFHPVATARSVVKLEPRRAEERTTRWSKIVEEAARQCRRNDVPVVHVPCPLVDAVRSLAPGTTLLVLDEEESAVPLGEAFRSCAPGAPVALVVGPEGGLAREEVSALRQLGARPVTLGRRILRTETAALAALAVMGFLDGELG